Part of the Sphaerochaeta associata genome is shown below.
CATGGCGTTGAACCAGGAGTTCCAGTGATATACCGCATAATAGAGGGTGATGACTGCAACCGTCGCCTTTGTCAGCGGTGCCATGATGGAGAACAGGATTCGTGCATGGCCCGCCCCATCCATCATTGCCGATTCAGGCAGACTGTCGGGTACTGCCGCCATGGCGGTGCGCATGACAACCAAGTTGAATGTATTCATTGCGACCGGCAAGATCAACGCCCATCGGGAATTGGTCAATCCCAAGTTCTGTACGGTCAGGTAAAAGGGAATGGTCCCTCCCTGAAAGTACATGGTAAAGACAATCATCATAGTGAAAAACTTATTAAACAATACGCCTTTGCGGGAAAGTACATACGATCCGATGAGCGTAAGCACAATGTTCAAGGAGGTGCCCACCACCACGATGAACAAGGTGTTCATGTAGCCTGAAATGATATTGGGGTTCTTTGCAACCGCCTGATAGGCCTGCAGCGTAAACTTCTTTGGCCAAAGGAAAAGACCTTGATGCTTCATCACTTCCACTGGATCGCTCAGTGAAGCAAAGAGGATGTTGAGTATCGGCAGGATGATGCACAGGGACAATGCGGCGCACATTCCAATATTTACTGCATTGAAAACCTGTTCTCCCGGGGTTTGTCGAATTTTCATGATGGGTGACCTGCTCCTTACCAAAGGCTGTTTCCGCTCACATGCTTGCTGAGCTTGTTGGTGAACCACACCAGGAAGAAACTCACAATGGAGTTGAACATCCCTACTGCAGCTGAATAACTCCAGTTCATTTCCAAGAGGCCCTTCCTGTACACATAGGTTGAGATGACATCCGCAACCTCATAGGTCAGGGGGTTGTACATGAGAATGATTTTTTCATAGCCGACATTGAACATTTTCCCTACCTGCAGTATCAGCATGATGATGATGGTGGGAAGAAGGCAGGGCAATGTCACCGACAAGAGCTGACGAAACTTGTTGGCGCCGTCAATCCTAGCCGCTTCATACAACTGTGCATCGATGGCGGTCAAGGCTGAAAGGTACACAATGGAGTTCCACCCGATGTTCTGCCAGACATTGGAGATGATGTACAATGGAATGAAATACTGCTTCTCATTGAGCATGGTCGTCGGTGCAATACCGAACAGGGACAGGAACTGGGGAATGACCCCGTCCCGGCACGTAAGGTCCATCATGATCGATACAACCACAACAATTGAGATGAAGTGAGGGATGTAGGTGATGGTCTGTACGGCTCTGGAATAGAGCTTGCTGGACAACTCATTGATGAGAAGTGCCAGGATGATCGGCATGGGGAAAGTGAAGAGCAGGGTCAGAAAACTTATCCGCAGCGTATTCATCAAGACTCTTTGGAAGTAATAATCGGTGAAGAAGTCCCGAAAATGCTGAAGCCCCACCCACTTGCTGCCCAAAAATCCAGTGCTTGGCTTATAATTCTGAAAGGAAATCACCAGGCCGAGCATCGGCCCGTATTGGAACACCACATAGTATACGAGTACAGGAATGAACAGTGCATACAGCGTTTTGTTCTGCTTCCAATCTCTTTGCAATTTTGCTGAAAGCGGCAAATTACAGGTTGCCGACACTTCAGATGTACGTTGCTTCATGAAACCTCCAAGTTCCGTCAAGTCACTCATCATTGTTCTCATGCATCCGGAAATCTGTAAATTGACAGTTCGAAAACCCATATGCCAAAATTTTCCAGCCGATATTCCTCTCGTCGTCTTTCCAGTTTTTACTTGTTCCCTTATCGTGGTTTGCAATTTCCACACACAGTATTGAAGAATTTGGCACAGCAGAAAAATGTGTCGCATCGGCCTCATGCTTGTCCATTGACCCGCTCTTTCCGCTCTTTTATGCTTGAAACCGATATCCATGCCGCTATCTCAAGCCAGCATACGTCTCACGCTAAAGGACTCCCACCCATGATCGAAAACCCCGTTCTCAAAGGCTTCAATCCTGATCCATCCATTTGTTACGCTGATGGTTGCTACTATATTGCGGTGTCAACCTTCGAATATGTTCCCGGTGTTGCGGTGTATGAAAGCACCAATCTGGTTCAATGGACGTACTGCACGTCGATTCTGACAGAGCCGGAGCACCTGGATCTGGCCGGGTGCAACAACAGCAGCGGCATCTATGCACCGACTTTGAGGTTTCATGCCGGTCGGTTTTATTTGGTGACCACAAACAAGCATAAGAAAAGTAATTTCCTGATGACAAGCACCTCCATCAAGGGTCCCTGGAGCAAACCTATGCACATCTGTGAAACAGGAATAGACCCCTCTTTGTTCTTCGATGAGGATGGTCGATGCTTCTATACTTCCAACGGGATGTTCAATGGGAAAAAAGGTATCCATGGTGCTTATCTTGACTGCTCGACAGGGACATTGCTTGAACCGATGCAGCTACTCACCGCCGGAGTAACCGGATGTGCGACCGAAGCCCCTCACATCTACTTTCGCAACCAATGGTACTATCTGTTGATTGCAGAAGGTGGAACCGAATACGGGCATCACTGCCAAGTTTTCCGTTCTAAAAACCTGCAAGGCCCATACGAGGAACATGCATCCGCCCCGATCCTTTCCCATGTCCATAGGAAGGGCCACCCCATCCAGGCAACAGGGCATGCCGACTTGTTCTGCACTCCCGACGGGCAGTGGTTCGCCGTCTTTCTGGGTGTCAGGGTATTCGGCAAGGCACTGCTGCATAATCTGGGCAGAGAGACCTTTTTGGCTCCTGTGAGCTGGATCGATGATTGGCCGATCATTGGAAGCCAGGGTCATGTCGAGCTCTCCTACCCGCTGCTTTATGATACTTCAAGACAAAGGCCTGAACTGCTGGTCGATTTCTCCCGTCCGCTTGCAGAGTATCCGCTGCTGAAGGTACGACTTCCCAAATCCGATTGCTATGTACAGATTGAAGGGAATCTCCTACTCTGTGGAGAGGATGAGCTGGGAACAAGCCTGGGCAACCCCACCCTTCTGGCACTGAGGCAGACATCGTTCCGCTCTACGTTCACGTGCAGGCTTTCTCTTACCGACCTCCAAGGAAAAGCGGGTTTGGTTGCATGGTACAACAGTGATTATCATTGCAAACTAGTCGTCCAGCGGATATCCGATGATTGCTTGCACATCTCCCTGGTCAGGCACATCCATGACATGGAAGCTGCAACCAACTCCCTGCTGTTGCGCTGCGAAGGGACCGAGGTGACACTATCCTGCACAACCGACACCACCTCATACCAATTTTTTGTAGGGGACACACTCATCGGTTCAGCATCCATCGCTTCCTTCTGCAGTGAGACCACCATGTATATGAGCTTCACCGGTACCTTGTTGGGCATCTTTGCAGAGCAAGGCAAGGCAACATTCCTTTCGAGCATGAGCTTGATCGATCATGATTGAAAAGGGGTCTTCCATCCTTGACAAACATTGCCCCTAGGGAAATGATGAACCATCATCATGCAACAGGTAATCATCCTCCATAATCACATCCCCCAGAACGCCCCAGAGGACGTACTGGACATTCTCCGTCAAGCCCAATGGATTGAAGAAATCCTTAGACAAAAAGGATATTCGGTGACACTGCTCCCCTACTCTCTCTCTGCTCTCGAGCAGCTGGATAAGAACGTCGTTGTCTTCAATCTCGTAGACTCGGCACCCGGGGAGGAGATGCTCTCCTACCTGGTCCCGGGAATACTTGAAAGCCTTAAGCTGAAGTATACCGGTTGTTCCCTGGCAAATCTCTTCTTGACAACCAACAAGGTACTTGCCAAGAAGCTGATGGCCGAGCATCATCTGCCGACTCCCGCCCCATACAGCAAGGAGAGCGAAAAAGGGCTGTACCTCATCAAACCCACCGCCCAGGACGCTTCAGTAGGCCTTGACGAACACTGCCTTGTCGAACACGCAGAGGTTCAGACGAGGCTGAAAGAGAAGGAAGCCCAAATAGGCTGCCCCTGCTTTGCCGAACAGTACATCGACGGCAGGGAGTTCACCGTCTGCATGTACGGCACGAGGAAGGATGTGCACATCCTCCCCCCCTATGAGTGGGTGTTCAATGAGTATGGGAATCGGGCCAAAATCATCACCTACGATGCCAAATGGACCGAGCAGACGTTCGGGTATGAGCACATCAGTGCAAAATACACCCACGACGAGGCTGACAAACCCCTCATCGTGCAGTTGGAACATCTTGCAAAGGATTGCTGGAAGGCCTTCGACCTCAACGGTTATGCACGGGTGGACTTTCGCATCGATGCAAGCCATCGGCCGTTTATTCTAGAGCTGAATGCAAATCCGAGCTTCTACGGTTTCTACCATCTGGCCCAGGAGTGGAACTTCAGCTTTGAGGATCTGATTGTATCATTGGTTAACCAAGCCGCTATTTTATAAATACTTGTCCACCCAGACCAAGCTCTCAAGCTCAAACCCTTCAGCTTTATAGAGGCTCTGCGCCCGCTCATTCCTTGGATGGGTCACCATCGCAAGGTAGGTGCAGCCGCTTTCCTTCGCCCAACGTTGGACTTCCGCCAACAGATGCGTCCCCAAGCCGTGGGCTCTAGCCTCTTCTGCAACATAGAGCTCATTGAGCCACAGGTAGTCACCCCCGCTTTCCAGCCCGCAGCAGACATTGCCGAAGGCTATACCGACCGCCTTATCCTGCAAATAGGCCACCCAAAGGACTGCACGGCTTTCCGGTTTCATTGCATTTGAGAGGACGGCCTCAATGTCATGCTGATCCGGCTCATATCCGATGAACGTCAGTTGATGTCTCACAAGGATGCGTACACCTTCGATATCACTGATATCAGAGGTGTGTTGGAAGCTCCGAATTTCAATGTCCATGCCTTACCACCCTTTGACGTACAGCAGCTTGTCATCGCCGGGAGCGTAATAATCTTTCAGCTGCCCTTCCAACATATATCCATGACGGGTGTAGAAGCTTCGGGTGGGGACATAAAGAGGCTGTGAGGAGGTCTCGATGTAGATGCGCCTGCCTCCCCTGCGCTCGATCTCCACCTCGGTCTGCCTGAGCAACTGTGCTCCGATACCCTGCCGTTGGTACGCAGGGTCGACTGCTATCCAGTACAGGTCGTAACTGAATTTGGTACCAGGAATGGGCCCGAAGCAGGTATACCCGAGCACCTGCTCCCCTTCTTGGGCGAACTGGAAAAAGTAGAGGCTCGCCTCTCCTTGCTCGAGTCGTTCGCGTACCAGCGATACGCCGACCTCCTGCTCCTCTTCATTGAAGAAGCCTGAGTTTTTCAAGATGGAGGCTACAGCCTCCATGTCCTTCTCTATGGGTTGTTCACGAAACTGCATCATCGACTCCTGAGCAACTGCTCGATGACCTCACAATAGGTCATGCCTGCTTGCGAAGCGGCAGCGATGAAGCCGCTGTCGGCAGTTATGCACGGATTGCTGTTCATCTCCAGGATGAACGGCCTATTCTGCTCGTCAACTCTGAAATCGACGCGGGCATACCCACTGTTCCCAAACAGTGTATATACCGCTTGGGCAAGCCGTTTCAGCTCTTCGATCAAACCCTGCTCCTGTGCAGGGAAGATGTAGGAGCGCTGGGTATGCTGGTAGGCAAATGATTGCGGCAGCCACTTCGCCTCATACCCTACAATCTTCACCTTTTCTTTCGGGTAGTCGACAAAACGCATCTCACAGACCGGCAACACCCTGCCTCCCGGCAGGATGGAGAGATTGAACTCCCTGCCGTCGATATACCGTTCTGCAAAATGATCGGGATGGTCAATCAAGTACGAAGCAAGCTCACCAGCTTCAGCAAACGTCCTCACCGAAGCATCGCTGATACCCACCGACGCTTCTTGGGCGATGGGCTTGATCATCAACGGGACGCCAAGGAAGCTTGAGCCGCCATGGCCTTCCTCCAGCCACGGGGGAGTGGGAAGACCTGCCAAGTCCAGTTGTTTCTTGGCAACCACCTTGTCCCCTGTCACCGAAAGCGTATAGGCACCACCCCCGCTGCAGGGAATGGAGAGGGACTGGCACAACAGGGGAACCAGATGTAAAAGACGGCTTGAGCTGAGATTCTCCACCAGATTGAACACAAGATCGCACCCCGATTTCTCAATGCGGCGGGCAGTGAGAATCAGGTTCAAGGAGAAGGCCGCCACTTCGA
Proteins encoded:
- a CDS encoding carbohydrate ABC transporter permease; translation: MKIRQTPGEQVFNAVNIGMCAALSLCIILPILNILFASLSDPVEVMKHQGLFLWPKKFTLQAYQAVAKNPNIISGYMNTLFIVVVGTSLNIVLTLIGSYVLSRKGVLFNKFFTMMIVFTMYFQGGTIPFYLTVQNLGLTNSRWALILPVAMNTFNLVVMRTAMAAVPDSLPESAMMDGAGHARILFSIMAPLTKATVAVITLYYAVYHWNSWFNAMIFLHKKFQYPLQLILREILIQDDTSVMCAGGAEGLAMASDTIKYATIVVATAPILAIYPFLQKYFVKGVMVGAVKG
- a CDS encoding ABC transporter permease, which encodes MKQRTSEVSATCNLPLSAKLQRDWKQNKTLYALFIPVLVYYVVFQYGPMLGLVISFQNYKPSTGFLGSKWVGLQHFRDFFTDYYFQRVLMNTLRISFLTLLFTFPMPIILALLINELSSKLYSRAVQTITYIPHFISIVVVVSIMMDLTCRDGVIPQFLSLFGIAPTTMLNEKQYFIPLYIISNVWQNIGWNSIVYLSALTAIDAQLYEAARIDGANKFRQLLSVTLPCLLPTIIIMLILQVGKMFNVGYEKIILMYNPLTYEVADVISTYVYRKGLLEMNWSYSAAVGMFNSIVSFFLVWFTNKLSKHVSGNSLW
- a CDS encoding glycoside hydrolase family 43 protein; translation: MIENPVLKGFNPDPSICYADGCYYIAVSTFEYVPGVAVYESTNLVQWTYCTSILTEPEHLDLAGCNNSSGIYAPTLRFHAGRFYLVTTNKHKKSNFLMTSTSIKGPWSKPMHICETGIDPSLFFDEDGRCFYTSNGMFNGKKGIHGAYLDCSTGTLLEPMQLLTAGVTGCATEAPHIYFRNQWYYLLIAEGGTEYGHHCQVFRSKNLQGPYEEHASAPILSHVHRKGHPIQATGHADLFCTPDGQWFAVFLGVRVFGKALLHNLGRETFLAPVSWIDDWPIIGSQGHVELSYPLLYDTSRQRPELLVDFSRPLAEYPLLKVRLPKSDCYVQIEGNLLLCGEDELGTSLGNPTLLALRQTSFRSTFTCRLSLTDLQGKAGLVAWYNSDYHCKLVVQRISDDCLHISLVRHIHDMEAATNSLLLRCEGTEVTLSCTTDTTSYQFFVGDTLIGSASIASFCSETTMYMSFTGTLLGIFAEQGKATFLSSMSLIDHD
- a CDS encoding D-alanine--D-alanine ligase family protein, which encodes MQQVIILHNHIPQNAPEDVLDILRQAQWIEEILRQKGYSVTLLPYSLSALEQLDKNVVVFNLVDSAPGEEMLSYLVPGILESLKLKYTGCSLANLFLTTNKVLAKKLMAEHHLPTPAPYSKESEKGLYLIKPTAQDASVGLDEHCLVEHAEVQTRLKEKEAQIGCPCFAEQYIDGREFTVCMYGTRKDVHILPPYEWVFNEYGNRAKIITYDAKWTEQTFGYEHISAKYTHDEADKPLIVQLEHLAKDCWKAFDLNGYARVDFRIDASHRPFILELNANPSFYGFYHLAQEWNFSFEDLIVSLVNQAAIL
- a CDS encoding GNAT family N-acetyltransferase translates to MDIEIRSFQHTSDISDIEGVRILVRHQLTFIGYEPDQHDIEAVLSNAMKPESRAVLWVAYLQDKAVGIAFGNVCCGLESGGDYLWLNELYVAEEARAHGLGTHLLAEVQRWAKESGCTYLAMVTHPRNERAQSLYKAEGFELESLVWVDKYL
- a CDS encoding GNAT family N-acetyltransferase; protein product: MQFREQPIEKDMEAVASILKNSGFFNEEEQEVGVSLVRERLEQGEASLYFFQFAQEGEQVLGYTCFGPIPGTKFSYDLYWIAVDPAYQRQGIGAQLLRQTEVEIERRGGRRIYIETSSQPLYVPTRSFYTRHGYMLEGQLKDYYAPGDDKLLYVKGW
- a CDS encoding D-alanine--D-alanine ligase family protein translates to MKVLILTDVRRSGMREDEADTIAQVKAVRKALIRLGHTVEVAAFSLNLILTARRIEKSGCDLVFNLVENLSSSRLLHLVPLLCQSLSIPCSGGGAYTLSVTGDKVVAKKQLDLAGLPTPPWLEEGHGGSSFLGVPLMIKPIAQEASVGISDASVRTFAEAGELASYLIDHPDHFAERYIDGREFNLSILPGGRVLPVCEMRFVDYPKEKVKIVGYEAKWLPQSFAYQHTQRSYIFPAQEQGLIEELKRLAQAVYTLFGNSGYARVDFRVDEQNRPFILEMNSNPCITADSGFIAAASQAGMTYCEVIEQLLRSR